The genomic interval AACCGGGCCTATATGTCTATGACCGAGTTCATTCGTCTTCTGACCCGGCAACTACAGGTGGCTTTCCCCCCTTCCCAGGCCTACCCCCTGCATACCCTACGTCGGCTGGGAATACCCGATGCCCTCACACATTACCTGCAGCATCAGGCAATCGCTCGGGCAGAGGCTCGGCTTCCTTCTCTTGATAACACCTGGTTCGAAGTCGAAGCACCCGAAGTTCAACAAACCTATCAAGCGCTGTGCACCCGATTGCGTTCGCATCTACGCATTCCGCCCCAGGTATGGCCAGAACTGCTCAGCCAGAGCGTTCAGGCTCTGGTGCAGTACCTGACTCGACCGATCCACACACTCACGACCCACATCTTCTCGGAAGATGAAGTGCTACCAGCCGAAAAGGTACTGCAGCGTATGCACTGGTTTCTCCCCTATGCCTACTTCCGAGAAGCCGTTGCCCTGTACGTCGAGGAAAAACAGATCAACCAGCTACAACGGCGGCGTTTCACCGAGCTGTTGCACCGCATCGATCGGAAGCTGACGGCTGACTTTGATGCCGACGCCTGGCTGCGGCTGCTTCGCCCGCTTTACGAACTGGCTGCCCTGCTACCGGAACGGCCAACAGCGCTTCCAGCCTCCCTGCTGATCGCCTTCTTTGCAGAGAAACAACAGCCGTACCTGGTGCAGCGACTCCAGGCGAAAGGCCCCGCCCTGCTGACAGCCGAAACGCTGCATGCACTGATCGCCGATAAGCCGTCCATAACCACCGAATCCGAAGAAGAAGCAACGCTCCCCCTGTGGCGCCGCTTTCAACTTCAGCAGACAGCGCCCGAAGATGCCCAGGCACCTACCATCGGCACCACCCCCCTTCCCCGCTGGATGCAGTTTTACCAAAAACCGCTGACTGAACAAATCCCGGAGCCTCCCACGGCCGACCTGGAACGAGAAGTGCTCGGCGAAACCGGCCTGCGCAATCGCGAACTGTTCATCACGCATTTGTTCCGTGGAGACCGGGCCGCCTACGAACGCGTACTGCGCCGGCTACGCGACACGCCCACCTGGACCGAAGCCTCTCAGCTTATCGCGGAAGAAGTATTCCGTCGCTACCACGTGAATATCTACAGCGAACCGGCCGTCGCCTTTACCGACGCCGTTGAGCGTCGATACCGAAAAAACCGGGCATCCCCCTTGCAATAAAGACACCCGGTGTGTATCGTTAGCCCAGTGTTGAAGTATTGCTTTAACTAAAGTAGAAAATCGTGGTACGGGGATTATTGTTGCTGTGGCTTGTCTGGTGCCTCATAGATACCACGCAGGCGCAAGATACGACCACAACCAGAACGGCGGCTCCGCTGGAGCGTCTGCAGGCCTTTCCTTCCGAAGAAATTCCGTTCGATCGGCGGTTGCGCCTGCTGGGCACCAGCCTGGTTGGCTTATTGCCGCCTGCCGACAGTCTGGATGAACCCACCCTGCTTGAATACCTGGCGCATCTGTACAACCATCAGGCGCGCATCCTTAAAGCAGAAGCGGCTGGTGAGCTGGAAACAGCCGCCCGCTTGCTTGACGAAGCGCTTGAGGCCCTGGCCATGCTGAGCCGCCAGCCCCACATTGCTTCTAATGTGCGCTTCCGGGAACTATACCGTTCGCTGATTACGGAGTACGAACAGCTCTATGGCATACCGCCGGACACGTTGACCCTGAGCTACGGCGACATCTTTGCCTTTCGTGAAGCGATGTTTGCAGCCATGGACGCTGTGCGCGAGCCGCTGCTGGAGGACGTGGCCCCCCTCAATCTGCCTGCTCCTCACAGCACCGTGCCGCTCACCATGAACCGGCTTGTCAAAATGAGCATAGACTATCTGTTGCGCGAGCCGGAACAACATCTATTGCGCTGGCTGAGTCGGGCGGAGACCTACTTTCCCATGATCGAGCACATCTTTAAAGAAGAAGGCGTCCCAGATGAGCTCAAATACCTGGCTATGATCGAAAGCGGCCTCAATCCCTACGCTCGGAGCCGAGCCGGGGCCGTAGGTATGTGGCAATTCATGGCTGGAACAGCCCGTCTCTATGGGCTGCGCATCACGCCCTGGGTAGACGAACGCCGGGACCCGGAAAAATCCACCCGTGCGGCCGCACGCCACCTGAAAGATCTGTACGCCCTGTTTGAGGACTGGCATTTAGCGCTGGCCGCCTATAATGCCGGCGCGGGACGGGTTCGGCGTGCACTCAGCCGAGCTGCAGTTCGTCATGGTACCGAGCAGCTCACCTTCTGGGACATCTATCCGTATCTACCGCGCGAGACGCGTAACTACGTTCCTATGTTCATAGCAACAGCCCTTGTGGCCTCCAATCCAGCGGCTCTGAACCTGACCGTCCAGCCTGGCCCCCGCTATGAATACGACTATGTGCCCGTACAGGGCATGCTTTCCCTGGAAGAGATTGCGCGCATGGCAGGGACCGATGTGGCTACGCTACGTGCCCTGAATCCCGAGCTGCGTCGCAGCATCCTGCCGCCCACGCAGGGCCCCTACTTCATTCGTTTACCCCTGGGTAGTTACGCTCGTTTTGCAGCAGCCTATGCGCAGCTTCCCGAAGATCGGAAGCGTCCCGTCACGACCTACACGGTACGCCGTGGAGACGCACTCAGCATCATTGCCCGACGCTTTGGGGTAAGTGTCTCAGCGCTCATGCGCGCCAATGGCTTGCGAAGCACCCTGATTCGACCGGGACAGCGGCTGATCGTGCCGGTACCTCGTTACAAAAGCGCACAGGCCCTGCAACTGGCCGAAGCGGTGCCGGTGCGTGTGCAGTATGGCGGTCGATCCATACGCCCGCTTCGCGTTGTTTCGCCTGCAGCAAAAGCACCGGCTACCCCTTCAGCCCAGCCTGCCGCTCTGGAAACAGCAGCCCCTGAACCGGCCACCGCCCCGTCCGACAGAACCACCTCCACCGATGCCAGAGCCCCCACACGCGTCGTCTACACGGTACGCCCGGGCGATGCGCTTAGCAAGATTGCCCGGAGGTATGGCATTTCGGTAGCCGATCTCAAGCGCTGGAATCGCCTCTCCGGTAATACCATCCGCGTCGGACAGGAACTGGTGCTGTATTTGTCGGAGCCGGTCATGCCAGAACGAGTGGTGTACCGCGTGCGTCCCGGCGACACGCTCAGCGAAATCGCCCAGCGCTTCGGCGTATCCGTACGAGATCTCAAACGCTGGAATGGCCTGCGCTCCAACCGCATCTACGTCGGACAACGCCTGAGCATCTATCCGGAAGCGGAGGTCTTACGGGGCTATACCGTCTATCACGTACAGCCCGGCGACACGCTCAGCGAAATCGCCCAGCGCTTCGGCGTATCCGTACGAGATCTCAAACGCTGGAATGGCCTGCGCTCCAACCGCATCTACGTCGGACAACGCCTGAAAATCTTTTCCTGAAAGAACTGTTTTTTTACCCAGACGCACGGAAATGTTTTCCGCCGCTTAGACGAAACTCACGCTGTAAGGCATCGTTCGTTTAGCAGGCACACGGCTTGTAGCCAGGATGTGCAGCATCATGCACCCATCCATCCGGAGAAAATGCTATGTATGACGAGCAACTCCGCAAACTGATTGAACAGTTTCGCGCAAAATTTCTGGAGCTTTCCAACGAAGACATTCAACGCCTCGTTGAAGAAACCAGAGCAGAAGCGCTGGCGGAAGCCCGAGCAATCATCAAAGAGCAGATGCTCCAGGCCATTCTGGAGCAATCGGCTCGCTTGCAGGCTCATAAGGCGATGCCCCAACCAGCTACTGCAGCGCAGCCGACCGTTGCCCAACCGGCAGAAGCCCCCAAGCGTCCCCCTTTTGAGACACCCCGGGTGACGCTGGTCAGCCGTCCCGAAACACCTCCGGCACCGCCTTCGGAAAAATCGGCGCAGGCTACGCCTGCACCAGCGGCTGTCGAAACGGAGCAAAACGGATCAGAAATTGAGGGCGCGCGCCAGATTCTACGCGAGATCGAAAACCTTCGCCAGCAGCTGAGTGCCAACGAGGAATGGCTCACGCGGGGTAGTTCGGCTGAAGACGAAGCGGATCATGCCGGAACCTGAGCTCGACAGCCCAGCAGCCCGCTGGTATTTTTCTGAAAGGGAAGTATACCAGCTGACCGAGGCTTCCCGTCAGGAAGCGCTGGTGCTGGCGCGTGCCGTACTCAAGCAGTGGTGGTTGCAGGCCATCCTCGAGCAAGTAACCCGCCACCTACATCCTATCACGGCTCCAGAATCCCAGGTTTACTACGTCTACGGTATTACATGGGCCGGCCAATCGGTCCGTGGGCCGGAACCAGTGGCGCTCATTCCCTTCCGTAATGTGCAGGCCATCGTACGGCGCGTCCCGGCCCGTGATTATAGTCTGGAAGCTATCCGGCAGCGCCTTCACGACACGGAGTGGCTACGTGCCCAGCTTCGGGCACATCATCAGTTTCTGGCCTCTTTGCAGCTCGAAGGCCCGCTGCTCCCCTTACGCTTTGGCACGATCTGTCCCGAACAGACGCATGTCCGAGCGCTGCTGGAGGCCAATTACGAAGATTTCTGCGCCACGCTGGCATTGTTGGACGGTCGGCAGGAATGGCTATTTCAGCTCGACGTTGATCGTGCGCGTCTGAAAGAGGCCGTCGCGCTGGTCCAGGGCACAACTGCCGACGACCCATCGCTCACGGTCGAAGTAGATCGGCTCTTGCAAATAGCGGCCGAGCACTGTCACCAGACACTCTCCGCCTTGGCTGACCGGGCCAAAGTGCAACGTCTGGAGGTCCGACGCCATCCTGTACTACGCGCCGCCTATCTGGTTGCTACCGAACGCACAAGTGCTTTCCGTGATCGTGTGGCCTCGCTGGAGCGGGCCTACCGGACACTGGGCATCCGACTACAGCTGAACGGCCCTTCACCCCCGTTCAACTTCGCCCGGCTGCATCTGGAAGTACCAGCCGCTGCTCCGGTATGAAACACCGCTGGCACCCCCCTGCCTGGATGCCGGTTACCCTGTTGTTTGTTTACGGAACCCTTCGTGGCCAATTGCCCCGCTTTCTTCCACCCACCCTGCACGAAGCGATTCGCTCGCTGGGACGTGCCTGCTACCGGGGGCGTTTGTACGATCTCGGCGCCTATTCCGGCGCCGTCCCCGATCCCGACGGCCTCGTACACGGCGAATTATATGCCCTGCAACAAGACCAGGCCGCCCGTATCTTTGCCTATTTGGATGAATATGAGGGGTACGATCCAGACCGACCGGAAGCCGGTGAATACCGGCGTGTCCAAGATACTGTGTTCCTACCGGACGGCCATCCAGTGTCGGCCTGGATCTACCTGTACCACGGCGATCTGTCGCAGGCACGCCTTATCTCATCTGGCGACTATCTGCGCGATCGCTCGCTGCAACCCTGATCACCGCGCAGCCACCTCCATCACAGCACGCCGCTTCAACGCCGACAGCCAGCGGGAAATGTCAATCTCCTTGGGGCAGGCTTCATTGCAATTGAAGATCGTATAACACTTCCAGAGTCCTTCGCGCGAGTCAACCACCGGTAATCGCTCGTCGGCCCCTTCGTCGCGTGAGTCAAAGGTGTACCGATAGGCCTTAAGCAGGGCTGCCGGCCCCAGGTATTCCGGATCCGCCCAGGTGCTGGGGCAGGCATGCGTACAAGCCCCGCACATGATACATTTGGTGGCGTCTTCAATCAGCGCAAATTCTTCAGGGCTCTGCAACCGCTCTCGCTCAGGCGGTGGCGTGCGTGTAATCAGCCAGGGCTTAACAGCCCGATATTTTTCGAAGAAACGGCTCTGGTCAATGACCAGATCTTTGATCACCGGAGCTGTGGGCAACGGCTCGAATGTAATCGTATCGCCTTCTCCTTTAACCAGATCTTTGACCAGCACTGAGCAGGCCAGCCGGTTTTCGCCATTAATTTTCATAGCATCCGAGCCACAAATGCCATGACCACAGCTCTTGCGGAACGTCAGCGAGCCGTCAATATGCCATTTGATATGCAAAAGCAACGACAACGCGCTGTCCATGGGCTCCGCATCGACCTCGTAGGTCTCCCAGTACGGCTCGGCGTCGGTCTCCGGATTGAAGCGTTTGATTTTGACCTTGACTTTCATGGCTACCGCTCCATCGATTGGGCGACCACGTGGCAACCAGGCGGGTCGCTCAGTACTTCCGTTCTTTTGGTTGGAATCGGGTGATCGTCACCGGTTTATAGTCGAACCGGTAACTATCTTCCCCTTCTCGGTAAATCAGCGTATGTTTGAGCCAGTTTTCGTCGTCTCGTTTGGGATAGTCTTCGCGGGAATGGGCCCCTCGACTTTCTGTCCGATTC from Rhodothermus sp. carries:
- a CDS encoding LysM peptidoglycan-binding domain-containing protein — protein: MVRGLLLLWLVWCLIDTTQAQDTTTTRTAAPLERLQAFPSEEIPFDRRLRLLGTSLVGLLPPADSLDEPTLLEYLAHLYNHQARILKAEAAGELETAARLLDEALEALAMLSRQPHIASNVRFRELYRSLITEYEQLYGIPPDTLTLSYGDIFAFREAMFAAMDAVREPLLEDVAPLNLPAPHSTVPLTMNRLVKMSIDYLLREPEQHLLRWLSRAETYFPMIEHIFKEEGVPDELKYLAMIESGLNPYARSRAGAVGMWQFMAGTARLYGLRITPWVDERRDPEKSTRAAARHLKDLYALFEDWHLALAAYNAGAGRVRRALSRAAVRHGTEQLTFWDIYPYLPRETRNYVPMFIATALVASNPAALNLTVQPGPRYEYDYVPVQGMLSLEEIARMAGTDVATLRALNPELRRSILPPTQGPYFIRLPLGSYARFAAAYAQLPEDRKRPVTTYTVRRGDALSIIARRFGVSVSALMRANGLRSTLIRPGQRLIVPVPRYKSAQALQLAEAVPVRVQYGGRSIRPLRVVSPAAKAPATPSAQPAALETAAPEPATAPSDRTTSTDARAPTRVVYTVRPGDALSKIARRYGISVADLKRWNRLSGNTIRVGQELVLYLSEPVMPERVVYRVRPGDTLSEIAQRFGVSVRDLKRWNGLRSNRIYVGQRLSIYPEAEVLRGYTVYHVQPGDTLSEIAQRFGVSVRDLKRWNGLRSNRIYVGQRLKIFS
- a CDS encoding translation initiation factor IF-2; translation: MYDEQLRKLIEQFRAKFLELSNEDIQRLVEETRAEALAEARAIIKEQMLQAILEQSARLQAHKAMPQPATAAQPTVAQPAEAPKRPPFETPRVTLVSRPETPPAPPSEKSAQATPAPAAVETEQNGSEIEGARQILREIENLRQQLSANEEWLTRGSSAEDEADHAGT
- a CDS encoding GvpL/GvpF family gas vesicle protein, encoding MPEPELDSPAARWYFSEREVYQLTEASRQEALVLARAVLKQWWLQAILEQVTRHLHPITAPESQVYYVYGITWAGQSVRGPEPVALIPFRNVQAIVRRVPARDYSLEAIRQRLHDTEWLRAQLRAHHQFLASLQLEGPLLPLRFGTICPEQTHVRALLEANYEDFCATLALLDGRQEWLFQLDVDRARLKEAVALVQGTTADDPSLTVEVDRLLQIAAEHCHQTLSALADRAKVQRLEVRRHPVLRAAYLVATERTSAFRDRVASLERAYRTLGIRLQLNGPSPPFNFARLHLEVPAAAPV
- a CDS encoding gamma-glutamylcyclotransferase family protein, with translation MKHRWHPPAWMPVTLLFVYGTLRGQLPRFLPPTLHEAIRSLGRACYRGRLYDLGAYSGAVPDPDGLVHGELYALQQDQAARIFAYLDEYEGYDPDRPEAGEYRRVQDTVFLPDGHPVSAWIYLYHGDLSQARLISSGDYLRDRSLQP
- a CDS encoding succinate dehydrogenase iron-sulfur subunit, whose amino-acid sequence is MKVKVKIKRFNPETDAEPYWETYEVDAEPMDSALSLLLHIKWHIDGSLTFRKSCGHGICGSDAMKINGENRLACSVLVKDLVKGEGDTITFEPLPTAPVIKDLVIDQSRFFEKYRAVKPWLITRTPPPERERLQSPEEFALIEDATKCIMCGACTHACPSTWADPEYLGPAALLKAYRYTFDSRDEGADERLPVVDSREGLWKCYTIFNCNEACPKEIDISRWLSALKRRAVMEVAAR